Part of the Acropora palmata chromosome 10, jaAcrPala1.3, whole genome shotgun sequence genome, AACATTATGTGGTAATGTGTTGCTTTTCATCAGAATGAAAATTTGTAACAAGGTTGCTTTTATtcagttaatttttaataGATACTACAGTGGTTCCTCAGCAACTGACAAGACTTCCCTCTTTGCTCTGAGAAACCTTGTGAATTGGCGTGATGTAGTCAGTGATGCCCAACACAACCCTACTCCCTGCAAGAGATTTGTGAACTTGGTTCTAGATGCCAACATTATTGCTGCAGCCCTTAGGTTCTTTGGGATGGAAACAACAGATGATCAGCCCACAAAGCACAGCTTTAACCCAGAGTTGGCAGTTGGTCTCAGGGTTGTGCGCCACCGTTATTTTCACAGAGTTGTCAAAGAATTCATTGAAACATATATTGTTGATGGAACACTCTATGAAAATCACTTTGGTAACATTCAGGCACTTCAAGAATGGGAGAGAGCCAAAACCTATGAGCCTGTACTCCCAAATGGCAGGTACCCTTGCAGATTCCCAGGTTGTGAAAGCTCATTTAAGCATGATGGGGTTCATAGGATGCGGCATGAACTTTCTCACGACCCTCCACCCACCATCCCCGAGGAGCCGGTCCTTGTCAACACAGTGCCTGATCCAACAGATCAGAACCCAAAGCCCAAAGATGATGTTTTTGATTATCATTGTGGATTGATGAATATGTCTTTACTGCTTAGGAACTTTATGGATGCCATTAAAGAGGGTGATGGTGAAAGAATTGTTAGATGTATCAAGATGTTTCTTTTACATTTTAAAGTCGACGGGGGTGGCAGCACAAAGTATGCTTTAGAGGCTTTGTATCACCTTTTCCAACTGTTTGCTTTGCTAAGCCCCAGAGAAGTTGAAAGAATGAAATGGAACCGAACTGTCAACAATCATGGCCGTCCAGGATGCAATGTTGCAATGGACCTAGCATTGGAACATGACAATCATTTACT contains:
- the LOC141894667 gene encoding uncharacterized protein LOC141894667 isoform X3, coding for MLIFNRYYSGSSATDKTSLFALRNLVNWRDVVSDAQHNPTPCKRFVNLVLDANIIAAALRFFGMETTDDQPTKHSFNPELAVGLRVVRHRYFHRVVKEFIETYIVDGTLYENHFGNIQALQEWERAKTYEPVLPNGRYPCRFPGCESSFKHDGVHRMRHELSHDPPPTIPEEPVLVNTVPDPTDQNPKPKDDVFDYHCGLMNMSLLLRNFMDAIKEGDGERIVRCIKMFLLHFKVDGGGSTKYALEALYHLFQLFALLSPREVERMKWNRTVNNHGRPGCNVAMDLALEHDNHLLKDMIRGLGANVSEASVRRICMSFFIMKAFLENLDLEMSVKKVSGEHCKKSVKQDLKKVVQTLQEQNVFEKQATRQAMFSFPDCPRDYLQLVDAKTLFSWINDHKRNVELAKRPR
- the LOC141894667 gene encoding uncharacterized protein LOC141894667 isoform X1; translated protein: MIDIVRKLHGLVPVVEVDENEVFERIPVVGDQKTLERGVEAQFSVRNAYTKARRLEGLFFQLADWHHENKFLSLIFNRYYSGSSATDKTSLFALRNLVNWRDVVSDAQHNPTPCKRFVNLVLDANIIAAALRFFGMETTDDQPTKHSFNPELAVGLRVVRHRYFHRVVKEFIETYIVDGTLYENHFGNIQALQEWERAKTYEPVLPNGRYPCRFPGCESSFKHDGVHRMRHELSHDPPPTIPEEPVLVNTVPDPTDQNPKPKDDVFDYHCGLMNMSLLLRNFMDAIKEGDGERIVRCIKMFLLHFKVDGGGSTKYALEALYHLFQLFALLSPREVERMKWNRTVNNHGRPGCNVAMDLALEHDNHLLKDMIRGLGANVSEASVRRICMSFFIMKAFLENLDLEMSVKKVSGEHCKKSVKQDLKKVVQTLQEQNVFEKQATRQAMFSFPDCPRDYLQLVDAKTLFSWINDHKRNVELAKRPR
- the LOC141894667 gene encoding uncharacterized protein LOC141894667 isoform X2, coding for MIDILIFNRYYSGSSATDKTSLFALRNLVNWRDVVSDAQHNPTPCKRFVNLVLDANIIAAALRFFGMETTDDQPTKHSFNPELAVGLRVVRHRYFHRVVKEFIETYIVDGTLYENHFGNIQALQEWERAKTYEPVLPNGRYPCRFPGCESSFKHDGVHRMRHELSHDPPPTIPEEPVLVNTVPDPTDQNPKPKDDVFDYHCGLMNMSLLLRNFMDAIKEGDGERIVRCIKMFLLHFKVDGGGSTKYALEALYHLFQLFALLSPREVERMKWNRTVNNHGRPGCNVAMDLALEHDNHLLKDMIRGLGANVSEASVRRICMSFFIMKAFLENLDLEMSVKKVSGEHCKKSVKQDLKKVVQTLQEQNVFEKQATRQAMFSFPDCPRDYLQLVDAKTLFSWINDHKRNVELAKRPR